From one Lycium ferocissimum isolate CSIRO_LF1 chromosome 7, AGI_CSIRO_Lferr_CH_V1, whole genome shotgun sequence genomic stretch:
- the LOC132064554 gene encoding ribosome biogenesis protein BOP1 homolog yields the protein MKVPKRSTRQKKLQKDAEKEETINLLEQKNNKEETVEEEEEDFVESPVVSDDNDEDYSDDDGSLSESGSEDSHLSGEEDVFVSSDGEDSFDAKSDDVSGNGASGSGRDDTEHGKDDDAESDDSRTVVEESDSSEDEVAPRNTVGDVPLVWYKEEEHIGYDLAGKKIKKKERQDKLDSFLASVDDSKNWHKIYDEYNDEEVELTKEEVKVIKRLLKGKAPHADFDPHAPYVDWFSWDDSKHPLSSAPEPKRRFIPSKWESKKVVQYVRAIRKGLIKFDEKPKEEPSAYLLWGDDSSAVDRQGLAYIPAPKPKLPGHEESYNPSLEYIPTQEEINSYQLMYEEDRPKFIPKRFTSLRNVPAYEKAVNENFGRCLDLYLCPRARKKRINIDPESLKPKLPSRKDLRPYPTSCYLEYKGHKGPVLSISTESTGQWIASGSSDGTVRIWEVETGRCIRIWELGESVRHVSWNPMPERPVLAVCVGEDVYLLNTGLGNAEEQKSLEELLRVETSLTPDDSDNDKTTVNWVQDDKNGGIRLKHFKTVSSVEWHRKGDYFSTLMPNAQSKAVLIHLLSKKSTQRIPFKLHGLPVSTAFHPSRSAFFISTKKNIRVYDLLKQKLIKKLETGVREVSSIAIHPGGDNLIVGSRDGKLCWFDMDLSSQPYRVLNCHPKDINKVAFHRSYPLFASSSDDCTAYVFHGMVYSDLNQNPLIVPLEILRGHASENGRGVMDCKFHPRQPWLFTAGADSVIKLYCH from the exons ATGAAGGTTCCAAAGAGGAGTACCCGTCAGAAAAAGTTGCAGAAAGATGCAGAGAAAGAAGAAACAATTAACTTATTGGAACAAAAGAATAACAAGGAAGAGActgtagaagaagaagaagaagattttgTAGAATCCCCTGTTGTTTCTGACGATAATGATGAG GATTATTCTGATGATGATGGATCACTTAGTGAATCTGGATCAGAAGACAGTCATCTATCCGGAGAAGAG GATGTTTTTGTATCAAGTGATGGTGAAGATTCTTTTGATGCCAAAAGTGATGATGTCAGTGGTAATGGTGCAAGTGGCAGTGGTAGAGATGATACCGAGCATGGTAAAGATGATGATGCTGAAAGCGATGACTCCCGCACCGTAGTTGAAGAGAGCGATTCATCTGAAGATGAG GTTGCTCCTCGTAATACTGTTGGAGATGTTCCATTAGTGTGGTACAAAGAAGAGGAACATATTGGATATGATCTTGCAGggaagaagatcaagaaaaaggagagacAAGATAAATTGGATTCATTTCTTGCCAGTGTTGATGATTCCAAGAATTG gCATAAGATTTATGATGAATATAATGATGAAGAAGTTGAACTCACTAAAGAAGAAGTTAAGGTGATCAAAAGATTGCTGAAAGGAAAGGCACCTCATGCTGATTTTGATCCACATGCG CCTTATGTTGATTGGTTTTCCTGGGATGACTCGAAGCATCCTCTTTCCAGTGCACCAGAACCAAAGAGACGTTTTATCCCTTCAAAATGGGAGAGTAAAAAG GTCGTCCAATATGTGCGGGCAATTCGAAAGGGACTTATAAAATTTGACGAGAAGCCAAAGGAAGAGCCAAGTGCCTATCTCTTATGGGGAGATGATTCCAGTGCAGTAGATAGACAAGGGTTGGCATATATTCCTGCTCCAAAACCTAAACTTCCTG GTCATGAGGAGTCTTATAACCCTTCTTTAGAATATATTCCTACACAAGAGGAGATCAATTCTTATCAACTTATGTATGAGGAAGACCGACCAAAGTTTATCCCGAAACG GTTCACATCGTTGCGAAACGTTCCAGCATACGAGAAAGCAGTCAATGAAAATTTCGGCCGCTGTTTGGATCTTTATTTATGTCCAAGAGCTCGGAAAAAGCGT ATTAATATTGATCCTGAGTCTTTAAAGCCCAAGTTGCCAAGTCGCAAGGATCTCAGGCCTTATCCGACGTCATGTTATCTCGAGTATAAAGGTCATAAAGGTCCAGTTTTGTCAATTTCTACAGAATCTACTGGGCAGTGGATTGCTTCTG GTTCAAGTGATGGAACGGTGCGCATTTGGGAGGTTGAAACTGGAAGGTGTATCAGGATCTGGGAGCTCGGGGAATCCGTGCGTCATGTCTCATGGAATCCTATGCCTGAACGTCCCGTATTGGCAGTCTGCGT GGGAGAAGATGTGTATCTTTTGAACACTGGACTTGGAAATGCAGAAGAACAGAAGAGTCTTGAAGAGCTTTTGCGTGTTGAAACATCATTAACCCCTGATGACTCTG ATAATGATAAAACCACTGTGAATTGGGTTCAAGATGATAAGAACGGGGGAATCAGGTTGAAGCACTTTAAG ACTGTTTCTTCAGTTGAGTGGCATCGGAAGGGCGATTATTTCTCAACGCTTATGCCGAATG CCCAATCAAAAGCAGTTTTGATTCACCTGCTCTCAAAGAAATCGACTCAAAGAATACCATTCAAGCTTCATGGACTTCCAGTTTCAACAGCTTTTCATCCCTCTCGCTCTGCCTTCTTTATTTCAACGAAGAAAAATATTCGTGTTTATGATCTCTTGAAGCAAAAGCTCATTAAGAAGCTAGAGACAGGGGTTCGCGAAGTCTCATCTATTGCTATTCATCCTGGTG GTGACAATCTTATTGTAGGGAGTAGAGATGGGAAACTGTGCTGGTTTGACATGGACCTTTCATCTCAACCTTACAGAGTTCTCAA TTGCCATCCGAAGGACATCAACAAAGTGGCCTTTCATCGCTCCTATCCTTTGTTTGCTTCGTCTTCTGACGATTGTACGGCATATGTTTTCCATGGTATGGTTTATTCAGATCTAAACCAGAATCCATTGATTGTACCTCTGGAGATTCTTCGTGGTCATGCCAGTGAAAATGGAAGAG GTGTCATGGACTGCAAGTTCCATCCTAGGCAACCATGGTTGTTTACTGCAGGAGCAGATTCTGTGATCAAGCTCTACTGTCATTAA
- the LOC132064555 gene encoding ATP phosphoribosyltransferase 2, chloroplastic-like, which translates to MSVSQTFFLQGSISTLLSSSVTINGNCRNVSVKFTVSCCSPTASPLTAVNGNVEKIASDRNEVRLGLPSKGRMASDTLDLLKDCQLSVRQVNPRQYVAEIPQISNLEVWFQRPKDIVRKLVSGDLDLGIVGLDTVYEYGQGDEDLIIVHDALDYGDCRLSLAIPKYGIFENVNSMKELAEMPQWTPERPLRVATGFTYMGPKFMKENGLKHVTFSTADGALEAAPAMGIADAIVDLVSSGTTLRENNLKEIEGGVIVQSQAVLVAGRKSLMQRKGALDITHEMLERLEAHLRAVGQFTVTANMRGSSGEEIAERILSQTSLSGLQGPTVSPVFCKRDGRVTADYFAIVICVPKKALYKSVQQLRAIGGSGVLISPLTYIFDEETPRWRQLLSTLGL; encoded by the exons ATGTCTGTGAGTCAGACGTTTTTCCTTCAAGGTTCCATTTCAACTCTCCTTTCTTCGTCAGTCACTATTAATGGGAACTGTCGCAATGTTTCCGTTAAATTTACCGTCTCATGTTGCTCCCCGACGGCGTCTCCGTTGACCGCTGTTAACGGAAATGTGGAGAAAATAGCTTCAGATAGAAATGAAGTTCGCCTAGGCTTGCCTAGTAAAGGCCGAATGGCTTCTGATACTCTCGATCTTCTCAAG GATTGCCAGCTATCAGTTAGGCAGGTGAATCCTCGGCAATACGTTGCAGAAATTCCACAG ATATCCAATCTGGAAGTTTGGTTTCAACGGCCAAAAGACATTGTGCGGAAGTTGGTATCAGGAGATTTAGACCTTGGCATAGTTGGTCTCGACACAGTTTATGAATATGGGCAG GGGGATGAAGATCTCATCATTGTCCATGATGCCCTTGATTATGGTGATTGTCGTTTATCTCTGGCT ataccaaaatacgggatttTTGAGAATGTGAACTCAATGAAGGAGTTAGCAGAGATGCCACAGTGGACGCCTGAGAGGCCACTGAGAGTTGCAACAGGATTCACATAT ATGGGTCCTAAATTTatgaaagaaaatgggttgaagcatGTCACTTTTTCAACCGCTGATGGAGCCCTGGAAGCAGCTCCTGCG ATGGGAATAGCTGATGCTATTGTGGATCTAGTGAGTAGTGGAACCACACTGAGAGAAAACAATCTGAAGGAAATAGAAGGTGGAGTCATCGTGCAAAGTCAG GCGGTCCTTGTCGCTGGCAGAAAGTCCCTAATGCAGCGAAAAGGTGCACTTGATATAACACATGAAATGCTAGAAAGACTGGAGGCACATCTGAGAGCTGTTGGCCAATTTACG GTAACTGCTAATATGCGAGGAAGCAGCGGAGAGGAAATCGCTGAACGAATACTGAGCCAAACGTCACTATCTGGATTGCAG GGACCCACTGTAAGTCCAGTCTTTTGCAAGCGGGATGGACGGGTTACAGCTGATTACTTTGCCATTGTCATATGTGTACCAAAGAAAGCACTTTACAAGTCTGTTCAGCAGCTTAGGGCG ATTGGAGGGAGTGGTGTCCTGATTTCTCCGCTGACCTATATCTTTGATGAAGAAACACCAAGATGGCGTCAACTCCTGTCAACTTTGGGGCTTTGA